A single genomic interval of Trichosurus vulpecula isolate mTriVul1 chromosome 6, mTriVul1.pri, whole genome shotgun sequence harbors:
- the SAP30 gene encoding histone deacetylase complex subunit SAP30, whose amino-acid sequence MNGFPPDEVSRGGDAAAAVAAVVVAAAAAAAAAASSGAGAGTGAGAASGAEVPGSGPAAAAAGPPGAAGPGPGQLCCLREDGERCSRAAGNASFSKRIQKSISQKKVKIDLDKTARHLYICDFHKNLIQSVRNRRKRKGSDDDGGDSPVQDIDTPEVDLYQLQVNTLRRYKRHFKLPTRPGLNKAQLVEIVGCHFRSIPVNEKDTLTYFIYSVKNDKNKPDLKIDSGVH is encoded by the exons ATGAACGGCTTCCCCCCGGACGAGGTGAGCCGTGGAGGGGACGCGGCCGCCGCCGTGGCCGCCGTGGTGGtcgccgccgctgctgccgccgccgccgccgcctcgtCCGGGGCGGGCGCCGGGACCGGGGCGGGGGCCGCGAGCGGGGCCGAGGTGCCGGGCTCCGGGCCGGCAGCGGCCGCGGCGGGTCCCCCTGGCGCGGCGGGACCGGGCCCCGGACAGCTCTGCTGCTTGCgggaggatggggagaggtgCAGCCGGGCGGCCGGCAACGCCAGCTTCAGCAAGAGGATCCAGAAGAGCATCTCCCAAAAGAAGGTCAAGATCGACCTGGACAAGACG GCAAGGCACCTTTATATCTGTGACTTTCACAAAAACTTAATTCAGAGTGTTCGaaacagaagaaagaggaaagggagtgaTGATGATGGAGGTGATTCGCCTGTGCAAGATATAGACACTCCAGAG GTTGATTTATACCAATTACAAGTCAACACACTTCGGAGGTACAAAAGACACTTCAAGttaccaaccagaccaggacttAACAAAGCACAACTTGTTGAG atAGTTGGTTGCCATTTTAGGTCTATTCCAGTAAATGAAAAGGACACCTTAACATACTTCATCTACTCTGTAAAGAATGACAAGAACAAGCCAGATCTCAAGATTGATAGTGGTGTTCATTAG